The proteins below come from a single Corylus avellana chromosome ca3, CavTom2PMs-1.0 genomic window:
- the LOC132175101 gene encoding endoglucanase-like: MEQGGVLLLKGLFLLWHVLASQIIYGLAVEEQASCSSAFHYKDALGKAILFFEGQRSGKLPASQRVKWRGDSALSDGDPDHVNLIGGYYDAGDNVKFGWPMAFTVSLLSWAAIEYKKEISSVNQLGHLHTAIRWGTNFILKAHTSPTTLYTQVGDGNSDHQCWERPEDMDTPRNLYKITSNSPGTEAAADAAAALSAASIVFKGVDANYSRRLLSHSRSLFEFADKYRESYQASCPFYCSYSGYQDELLWAAAWLYKASGGNKYLSYVKSNQGWSQPVAEFSWDNKFVGAQTLLAKEFYGGKKDLTKFKSDAESFICAVMPGSSSLQIKTTPGGLLFIRDSSNLQYVTSSSMVLFIYTKILNAAHIDGVKCGSVHFSASQLRKFAKSQVNYILGNNPKKMSYMVGFGDKHPKQLHHRGSSIPSVKALPTKVGCNDGFSNYFSSSNPNPNTHVGAIVGGPDSNDNFNDVRSDFSHAEPTTYMNAAFVGSVAALLAESKEEYLKYLPQVNKTANMAYYV; this comes from the exons ATGGAGCAAGGTGGAGTACTACTACTCAAGGGACTGTTCTTGTTGTGGCATGTCTTGGCTAGTCAGATCATTTATGGGTTAGCTGTTGAGGAACAAGCATCGTGCTCCTCTGCTTTTCACTATAAAGATGCCCTTGGCAAAGCTATCTTATTCTTTGAAGGGCAACGCTCAGGAAAATTGCCAGCAAGCCAGAGAGTAAAGTGGAGGGGAGACTCTGCACTCTCTGATGGCGACCCTGATCAT GTGAATTTGATCGGAGGATACTATGATGCAGGTGACAACGTCAAATTTGGATGGCCAATGGCATTTACTGTCAGCTTGTTGAGCTGGGCAGCAATTGAGTACAAGAAAGAGATATCTTCTGTCAACCAACTTGGCCACCTCCACACTGCAATCCGCTGGGGCACTAACTTTATATTGAAAGCTCACACTTCTCCCACTACTCTTTATACTCag GTGGGAGATGGTAATTCGGATCACCAGTGTTGGGAGCGTCCCGAAGACATGGACACCCCGCGAAATCTCTACAAGATCACTTCCAACTCTCCAGGCACCGAGGCAGCTGCTGACGCTGCCGCTGCTCTTTCTGCAGCCTCAATCGTCTTCAAAGGGGTTGATGCCAATTATTCAAGGAGGCTGCTAAGCCATTCCCGATCA CTGTTTGAATTTGCCGACAAGTATAGAGAATCTTACCAGGCTTCTTGCCCTTTCTATTGCTCCTATTCAGGCTATCAG GATGAGCTGCTGTGGGCTGCGGCTTGGCTATACAAGGCAAGTGGAGGAAACAAGTATTTGAGCTATGTCAAAAGCAACCAAGGCTGGAGTCAGCCGGTTGCGGAGTTCAGTTGGGATAACAAATTTGTTGGAGCTCAGACATTATTAGCAaag GAGTTTTATGGTGGGAAGAAGGATTTGACCAAGTTTAAGAGCGATGCAGAGTCATTTATTTGTGCAGTAATGCCCGGGAGTAGCTCACTACAGATTAAAACAACCCCTG GTGGGCTACTGTTTATAAGAGATAGTAGTAATCTACAGTACGTTACAAGCTCTTCCATGGTGTTATTCATCTACACCAAAATCTTAAATGCAGCTCATATTGATGGAGTAAAATGTGGTTCTGTGCATTTCTCTGCTTCTCAACTCAGAAAGTTTGCAAAGTCACAG GTGAACTACATACTTGGAAACAACCCAAAGAAGATGTCATACATGGTTGGGTTTGGCGACAAACACCCTAAGCAACTACACCATAGAGGTTCATCCATCCCCTCAGTCAAAGCTCTCCCTACAAAGGTGGGTTGCAATGATGGCTTCTCAAACTATTTCTCTTCCAGCAATCCAAATCCAAACACTCATGTGGGTGCAATTGTTGGAGGTCCTGATTCCAATGACAACTTTAACGATGTGAGATCTGACTTCTCCCACGCTGAACCTACAACCTACATGAATGCAGCTTTTGTGGGCTCAGTGGCTGCTTTGCTTGCTGAAAGCAAAGAGgagtatttgaaatatttgccACAGGTTAATAAAACTGCTAATATGGCTTATTATGTGTAA
- the LOC132175437 gene encoding endoglucanase-like — MEHGGVLLTGLFLLWHVLASQINGLSVEEQGLCSSAFHYKDALGKAILFFEGQRSGNLPASQRAKWRGDSAVSDGNPDHVNLIGGYYDAADNVKFGWPMAFTVSLLSWAAIEYKNEISSVNQLCHLHTAIRWGTNFILRSHTSPTTLYTQVGDGNSDHQCWERPEDMDTPRNLYKITSNSPGTEAAAEAAAALSAASIVFEGVDANYSRRLLSHSRSLFEFADKYRGSYQASCPFYCSYSGYQDELLWAAAWLYKASRENKYLSYVSTNQGWSQPVSEFSWDNKFVGAQTLLAMEFYGGKKDFTKFKSDAESFICAVMPGNSSVQITTPGGLLFIRDSSNLQYVTSASMVLFIYTKILNAAHIDGVKCGSVHFSASQLRKFAKSQVDYILGNNPKKMSYMVGFGNKYPKQLHHRGSSIPSVKAHPTKVGCNDGFSNYFSSSNPNPNTHVGAIVGGPDSNDNFNDVRSDFSHAEPTTYMNAAFVGSVAALLAESEDEYLKLPQVNKTANMAYYV; from the exons ATGGAGCATGGTGGAGTACTACTCACGGGACTGTTCTTGTTGTGGCATGTCTTGGCTAGTCAGATTAATGGGTTATCTGTTGAGGAACAAGGATTGTGCTCTTCTGCTTTTCACTATAAAGATGCCCTTGGCAAAGCTATCTTATTCTTTGAAGGGCAACGCTCAGGAAACTTGCCAGCAAGCCAGAGAGCAAAGTGGAGGGGAGACTCTGCAGTCTCTGATGGCAACCCTGATCAT GTGAATTTGATCGGAGGATACTATGATGCAGCTGACAACGTCAAATTTGGATGGCCAATGGCATTTACTGTCAGCTTGTTGAGCTGGGCAGCAATTGAGTACAAGAATGAGATATCTTCTGTCAACCAACTTTGCCACCTCCACACTGCAATCCGCTGGGGCACTAACTTTATATTGAGATCTCACACTTCTCCCACCACTCTTTATACTCag GTGGGAGATGGTAATTCGGATCACCAGTGTTGGGAGCGTCCCGAAGACATGGACACCCCACGAAATCTCTACAAGATCACTTCCAACTCTCCAGGCACTGAGGCAGCTGCTGAGGCTGCCGCTGCTCTTTCTGCAGCCTCAATCGTCTTCGAAGGGGTTGATGCAAATTATTCAAGGAGGCTACTAAGCCATTCCCGATCA CTGTTTGAATTTGCGGACAAGTATAGAGGATCTTACCAGGCTTCTTGCCCTTTCTATTGCTCCTATTCAGGCTATCAG GATGAGCTGCTGTGGGCTGCGGCTTGGCTATACAAGGCAAGTAGAGAAAACAAGTACTTGAGCTATGTCTCAACTAACCAAGGCTGGAGTCAACCGGTTTCGGAGTTCAGCTGGGATAACAAATTTGTTGGTGCTCAGACATTATTAGCAATG GAGTTTTATGGTGGGAAGAAGGATTTTACCAAGTTTAAGAGTGATGCAGAGTCATTTATCTGTGCAGTAATGCCCGGGAATAGCTCAGTACAGATTACTACCCCTG GAGGACTACTGTTTATAAGAGATAGTAGCAATCTACAGTATGTTACAAGCGCTTCCATGGTGTTATTCATCTACACCAAAATCTTAAATGCAGCTCATATTGATGGAGTAAAATGTGGTTCTGTGCATTTCTCTGCCTCTCAACTCAGAAAGTTTGCAAAGTCACAG GTGGACTACATACTAGGAAACAACCCCAAGAAGATGTCATACATGGTTGGGTTTGGCAACAAATACCCTAAGCAACTTCACCATAGAGGTTCATCCATTCCCTCAGTCAAAGCTCACCCTACAAAGGTGGGTTGCAATGATGGCTTCTCAAACTATTTCTCTTCCAGCAATCCAAATCCAAACACTCATGTGGGTGCAATTGTTGGAGGTCCTGATTCCAATGACAACTTCAACGATGTGAGATCTGACTTCTCCCACGCTGAACCTACAACCTACATGAATGCAGCTTTTGTGGGCTCAGTGGCTGCTTTGCTTGCTGAAAGCGAAGATGAGTATTTGAAATTGCCACAGGTTAATAAAACTGCTAATATGGCTTATTATGTGTAA